One genomic segment of Thermanaerothrix sp. includes these proteins:
- the rlmB gene encoding 23S rRNA (guanosine(2251)-2'-O)-methyltransferase RlmB: MVYGKNPVLSLLEGDGGCIKLFILKGRKDPFRDKVLRLCQTKGIPFQELDPEALDRIAGSSVHQGFVARVSPVKVLSMEDLINMVVSLDAAKPLNILVLDHVEDPHNLGAMIRTAEAAGIFAVLIPSRRGALPTGTVVKCSAGAALRMPMVMIGNVSQAIRDIKDRLGLWVIGIEANGERSIFEAAMPRRIALVVGSEGKGLGRVVASSCDEVLRIPMLGRTGSLNVSVAAALAMYEWFRGLDF, encoded by the coding sequence GTGGTTTACGGTAAAAATCCAGTTCTATCCCTATTAGAGGGTGATGGGGGATGCATTAAGTTATTTATCTTAAAAGGAAGGAAGGATCCATTCAGGGATAAGGTGTTGAGACTTTGCCAAACCAAGGGAATCCCGTTCCAAGAACTGGACCCTGAAGCGTTGGACAGGATAGCTGGCTCCTCTGTGCACCAGGGGTTTGTGGCCCGGGTATCGCCGGTCAAGGTGTTGAGCATGGAAGACCTGATAAATATGGTTGTGTCTTTGGATGCGGCAAAGCCATTAAACATCTTGGTCTTAGATCACGTGGAGGACCCCCACAACCTTGGGGCCATGATAAGGACCGCCGAGGCGGCGGGGATTTTTGCTGTGCTTATACCTTCAAGGAGGGGGGCTCTCCCAACCGGAACGGTGGTAAAATGCAGTGCCGGCGCGGCCCTTAGGATGCCCATGGTTATGATAGGCAACGTGTCTCAGGCGATAAGGGATATAAAGGATCGGCTGGGGCTTTGGGTTATTGGAATAGAGGCGAACGGAGAGAGGTCCATCTTCGAAGCAGCCATGCCGAGGAGGATTGCCCTGGTGGTGGGATCCGAGGGCAAGGGGCTTGGAAGGGTTGTTGCCTCTTCCTGCGATGAGGTGCTGAGAATACCGATGCTTGGCAGGACAGGGTCGCTCAACGTTAGCGTAGCCGCCGCGTTGGCCATGTATGAATGGTTCAGGGGGCTAGACTTCTAG